GCGGCGTGGGTGATGCTCGACCGCGCCGAGGTCATGGCGCATGGCGATACGCTTCTGGCCCGGCGGGCACTGGAAGAAAAGCTGAAGCGGCATCGCAATTCTGTCAGCCGTCGGTATGTGATGGGCGGGGCGGTGGCGGCATCGCTGACTGGCGCGCTGGCGGTCGGTTATGTCCTGGCCAACCGGTTGAGTGTGGCCACCGGTGTCGGTGAGTTACGGAGTATCCCCCTGAAGGATCGTTCCATCGCCTCGGTCAATACGGACAGCCAGATCGATGTCGATATGACGCCGCAGATCCGTCATGTGGCCCTGGTGAAGGGCGAAGCCTGGTTTGAGGTGGCCAAGAACCCGGAGGTGCCGTTTGTCGTTTCCGCTGGTGATATCCGCGTGCGCGCGGTCGGCACGGCCTTCAGCGTGCGCCGGCGCGAGGGCGGCGCCGAGGTGCTGGTCACCGAAGGCACGGTCGAGGCATGGACCGTCAAAGACAAGGACAAGCGGGTGACGCTCACGGCCGGTCATGAAGCCTTTGTGCCGGTCAGGCCGGAAACGGTCGAGGTAGCTTACCGCCCCGAGGAGGTCGAGCGCCGGCTGGCCTGGCGCGAACGCGAGATCGTGCTCAACTCCGAAACCCTGACCGAGGCGGTGGCCGAATTCAACCGTTACAACAGCCGCCAGATCGTCATTGCTGATCCGGCCCTGGGCGCGCAGAAACTGGTGGGCGGCTTCCATGTCGACCAGCCGGAAACCTTTGCCCGCGCGGTGCAGACGGCGCTCAATGTACCGGTGTCCATCCCGGCCGATACGGCGGACGACCGTATCATAATTGGCACAGCCGGCGCGGCCCTGTAAAAAAGTCGTACAATTCGGCGGAAAAAAAACCAGCCGGACATCTTGGTTTCAGAAGGCGTGAAAAAACGCGCCTCGTCAGCAAGATGCAAACACAAAGTAGTCAGGGAACATCATATGTCACATTGGAATAATGTCGCCTTCCGTGCGGCGCTCATGGGATCGGTCGCCGCCGTGGTCATGGTGGCGCAGCCGGCCGCCGCGCAAACAAAGACCTTCAACATCCCGGCGCAGGATGCCGCCACCGCCATTCCGGCCTTCGTCAAACAATCGGGCCTCCAGGTGCTGGCCACCGCCGCCGATCTGCAGGGCGTGCGCACCAATGCCGTTTCCGGCAGCCTGAGCAATGATGCGGCGCTGACGCAGCTC
This sequence is a window from Asticcacaulis sp.. Protein-coding genes within it:
- a CDS encoding FecR domain-containing protein, which produces MSRIDEEATQWVARLNGEVSDETRQAFDAWHEADPRHQGAFLRAEAAWVMLDRAEVMAHGDTLLARRALEEKLKRHRNSVSRRYVMGGAVAASLTGALAVGYVLANRLSVATGVGELRSIPLKDRSIASVNTDSQIDVDMTPQIRHVALVKGEAWFEVAKNPEVPFVVSAGDIRVRAVGTAFSVRRREGGAEVLVTEGTVEAWTVKDKDKRVTLTAGHEAFVPVRPETVEVAYRPEEVERRLAWREREIVLNSETLTEAVAEFNRYNSRQIVIADPALGAQKLVGGFHVDQPETFARAVQTALNVPVSIPADTADDRIIIGTAGAAL